In one Melaminivora jejuensis genomic region, the following are encoded:
- a CDS encoding DUF350 domain-containing protein, whose protein sequence is MMEIEWLRPAAFLGSILYALIGVVIFWLCFVLIDKITPHDLWAEIVEKQNRALGMVVAAMCLGISIIVAAAIHGA, encoded by the coding sequence ATGATGGAAATCGAATGGCTCCGGCCCGCAGCCTTTCTCGGGTCCATCCTGTACGCGCTGATCGGCGTGGTCATTTTCTGGCTGTGCTTCGTGCTGATCGACAAGATCACCCCGCACGACCTGTGGGCCGAGATAGTCGAGAAGCAAAACCGCGCGCTGGGCATGGTGGTGGCGGCGATGTGCCTGGGCATCAGCATCATCGTGGCGGCGGCGATCCATGGGGCATGA
- a CDS encoding DUF4178 domain-containing protein: MASSAPQRVYRAPCPGCGAPVEFRSAQSTHAVCPYCQSTVVRSGEVLQRVGRMAEVFDDHSPLQLGASGRLPADWPGGPGGPGGQAFTLIGRLQYQGEQGRWAEWVALLEDGTSATLGEDNGAYVLSLPATGRELPPPERLPLGLTTSVAGKPFSVAAHLQAQLVAAEGELPTLAPLGQPFTVVELRSADGEVLSIDYGSAPPQVQRGRSVLLQDLALQGLKDDESVREEAARQLDCPHCGAPVAVQLDTSKSCTCPSCHSIIDLSSGLGGELRHAAQRNPISPLIPLGSVGRFEGADWQVVGFQHRTGVEVGDDEEESFGWEEYLLYNRQRGFIFLVDASDGWSLVRPATGAPTHRDGTALAQYLGRTYRLTSRYRAETGYVAGEFYWPVHSGQVTSNADFAAVDGKGILSREQAPGEVTWSHGQRLDSAAVASAFKLDARAGLFRRQDAGPIGGIGGGSLGCGTLILIFIVLLILLVLMSNCSGSSGSSSYRSSGGSWGGYTSGGGTSDHL, translated from the coding sequence ATGGCCAGCAGCGCCCCCCAGCGCGTGTACCGCGCACCCTGCCCGGGCTGCGGCGCGCCGGTGGAGTTCCGCAGCGCGCAGTCCACCCACGCCGTCTGCCCCTACTGCCAGAGCACGGTGGTGCGCAGCGGCGAGGTGCTGCAGCGCGTGGGCCGCATGGCCGAGGTCTTCGACGACCACAGCCCGCTGCAGCTCGGCGCCAGTGGCCGGCTGCCAGCCGACTGGCCGGGCGGGCCGGGCGGGCCGGGCGGGCAGGCCTTCACGCTGATCGGCCGGCTGCAATACCAGGGCGAGCAGGGCCGCTGGGCCGAGTGGGTCGCCCTGCTGGAGGACGGCACCAGCGCCACCCTGGGCGAGGACAACGGCGCCTACGTCCTCTCGCTGCCGGCCACGGGCCGCGAACTGCCGCCGCCCGAGCGCCTGCCCCTGGGCCTGACGACCTCGGTGGCCGGCAAGCCCTTCAGCGTGGCCGCCCACCTGCAGGCGCAGCTGGTGGCCGCCGAGGGCGAGCTGCCCACGCTGGCGCCGCTGGGCCAGCCCTTCACCGTGGTCGAGCTGCGCAGCGCCGACGGCGAAGTGCTGTCCATCGACTACGGCAGCGCCCCGCCCCAGGTGCAGCGCGGGCGCAGCGTGCTGCTGCAGGATCTGGCGCTGCAGGGCCTCAAGGACGACGAATCGGTGCGCGAGGAAGCGGCGCGCCAGCTCGACTGCCCCCACTGCGGAGCGCCCGTGGCGGTGCAGCTGGACACCAGCAAAAGCTGCACCTGCCCGTCCTGCCACAGCATCATCGACCTGAGCAGCGGCCTGGGCGGCGAGCTGCGCCATGCCGCGCAGCGCAACCCCATCAGCCCGCTGATCCCGCTGGGCAGCGTGGGCCGCTTCGAGGGCGCGGACTGGCAGGTCGTGGGCTTTCAGCACCGCACCGGCGTGGAGGTTGGCGACGACGAGGAAGAATCCTTCGGCTGGGAGGAATACCTGCTCTACAACCGCCAGCGCGGCTTCATCTTCCTGGTGGACGCCAGCGACGGCTGGAGCCTGGTGCGCCCGGCCACCGGCGCGCCCACGCACAGGGACGGCACGGCGCTGGCGCAGTACTTGGGCCGCACCTACCGCCTGACCTCGCGCTACCGCGCCGAGACCGGCTACGTGGCCGGCGAGTTCTATTGGCCGGTACACAGCGGGCAGGTGACCAGCAACGCCGATTTTGCCGCTGTCGATGGCAAGGGCATCCTGTCGCGCGAGCAGGCGCCGGGCGAGGTCACCTGGTCGCACGGCCAGCGCCTGGACAGCGCCGCCGTGGCCAGCGCCTTCAAGCTCGACGCCCGCGCCGGGCTGTTTCGCCGCCAGGACGCCGGCCCCATCGGCGGCATTGGCGGAGGCAGCCTGGGCTGCGGCACCCTCATCTTGATCTTCATCGTGCTGCTGATCCTGCTGGTGCTGATGAGCAATTGCTCGGGCTCGTCGGGCAGCAGCAGCTACCGCAGCTCGGGCGGCTCCTGGGGCGGCTATACCTCGGGCGGGGGCACAAGTGATCACCTGTAG
- a CDS encoding SPFH domain-containing protein, whose protein sequence is MALMDFIKKQFIDILQWTEDGDGTLAWRFPMRDMEIQNGATLVVRESQMAVFVNEGQVADVFGPGSYKLTTQTLPVLTYLKNWDKLFESPFKSDVYFFSTRQQVDQKWGTPQPITIRDADFGAVRLRAFGNYAWRVADPKVFHTEISGTRAEYVVSDLDGQLRGLVLQNISNAIAGSGVPFLDLAANQTMFAEALANALQPAFARIGLKLESVTVQNLSLPEELQKILDQKIGMGMVGGDMGKFMQYQTAQAIPKFAEGAGHGGGVAGDAMGLGAGVALGQVLAQNLQAGLQGGGNAGAAPAAPAAAPGVRPEDVMATLEKLGELKSKGILTQEEFDAKKTELLKKLI, encoded by the coding sequence ATGGCCCTCATGGATTTCATCAAGAAACAGTTCATCGACATCCTGCAATGGACGGAGGACGGCGACGGCACGCTGGCCTGGCGCTTTCCGATGCGGGACATGGAAATCCAGAACGGCGCCACTCTGGTGGTGCGCGAGTCGCAGATGGCCGTCTTCGTCAACGAGGGCCAGGTGGCCGACGTCTTCGGCCCGGGCAGCTACAAGCTGACCACCCAGACCCTGCCGGTGCTGACCTATCTGAAGAACTGGGACAAATTGTTCGAATCGCCCTTCAAGAGCGATGTGTACTTCTTCAGCACGCGCCAGCAGGTCGATCAGAAGTGGGGGACGCCCCAGCCCATCACCATCCGCGACGCGGACTTCGGCGCCGTGCGGCTGCGGGCCTTTGGCAACTACGCCTGGCGCGTGGCCGACCCCAAGGTGTTCCACACCGAAATCTCCGGCACGCGCGCCGAATATGTCGTCTCCGACCTGGACGGCCAGCTACGCGGCCTGGTGCTGCAAAACATCAGCAACGCCATCGCCGGCAGCGGCGTGCCCTTCCTCGACCTGGCGGCCAACCAGACCATGTTTGCCGAAGCGCTGGCCAACGCCCTGCAGCCGGCCTTTGCGCGCATCGGCCTCAAGCTCGAAAGCGTGACGGTGCAAAACCTGTCGCTGCCCGAGGAGCTGCAGAAAATCCTCGACCAGAAGATCGGCATGGGCATGGTCGGGGGCGACATGGGCAAGTTCATGCAATACCAGACCGCCCAGGCCATCCCGAAATTCGCCGAAGGCGCCGGCCACGGCGGCGGCGTGGCCGGTGACGCCATGGGCCTGGGCGCCGGCGTGGCGCTGGGCCAGGTGCTGGCGCAAAACCTGCAGGCCGGCCTGCAGGGCGGCGGCAATGCCGGCGCGGCCCCGGCAGCACCGGCAGCAGCCCCCGGCGTCAGGCCCGAGGACGTCATGGCCACCCTGGAAAAACTCGGCGAACTCAAGTCCAAGGGCATCCTGACGCAAGAGGAGTTCGACGCCAAGAAAACCGAGCTGCTCAAGAAGCTGATCTGA
- a CDS encoding DUF2061 domain-containing protein, with protein sequence MTRIRQTLQHHRLTLMKTASYYVIHICVAAGVAYLVTGNLLASLTLSLLEPTVQAVAFFFHEKTWERALQRRAGSGAGATMRPC encoded by the coding sequence ATGACCCGCATACGCCAAACCCTGCAGCACCACCGCCTGACCCTGATGAAGACGGCCAGCTACTACGTCATCCATATCTGCGTGGCCGCCGGCGTGGCTTATCTGGTCACGGGCAATTTGCTGGCCTCGCTGACGCTGAGCCTGCTGGAGCCGACGGTGCAGGCGGTGGCCTTCTTCTTCCATGAAAAAACCTGGGAACGCGCCTTGCAGCGGCGCGCGGGCAGCGGCGCCGGCGCGACAATGCGCCCATGCTGA